From a region of the Methanobacterium sp. genome:
- a CDS encoding RHS repeat protein — MPDENEEIYTFELTVPNDANEFEYEGESYGANSTFVDVDPCEAIGFFNAYLEQNPNGSRFDVTKNFWANADKACEIKQANAPVNISPETPTSNIPPEGDSAESQGAHPPPSSVSGETLTGSGTLSTTEEERRPPEGEQHPTHADESPQQQKDAGEPVDIFNGIFYLQENDLDLPNTILPMTFSRIYRSGAPAFGPLGWNWDHNHNLYLRELSDGNVALWRNLHEDIFINNGASFEPPRGVFEQLERVAGLTQTYELKVEGGVVMRFERPFGWIDGERIPLVWIKDRHGNKLQYTYGTEDKIIEVKDDDNRYLRFDYDINGFITEVSDHAGRKYTYEYNEETEQLVYVNSPPTTDQPHGSYRVYYYDKYSILPELKNNIIRIEDSEGRIYLENKYEEDPASWSYARIKEQLYGGFLFQYQYTQLQYVPSNSLYINIPAVRVEVLNPDFGLETYTFNYRGDLLDERFRLNKDKTFRVVILQYEYDEQGNLSKIIEPNGSSEILTYDFTNADPRMRGKLLQEELTSSLFSPAPSRIVWRGKYEPNYQLLTEETNESHMKTEYKYDFDNNPASPTNTGKLEKIIYPDVTLLDGTIQNCISLLENNQKGQIEAIILPDGTRHELVYGIKDNEKSRLIKKIFDVNGLNIENYIVYDSYGYESEMIDGNGNISKNIYNALGLIEKSILPPVNGISAEHIMHYDSDKKLSAIDNPKGSFNDPNIAGNHIIDKFQRNVLGYPTKYHLSSNTNEKRDIRVCSDFRGYPLKTINPDDSLIIQIYDERGLLTHQEVKGTEGTTLSVNHIYDTSGRLIKEVNSYKATTIYGYDGFGRLKKIIFPNGTKKLHEWGKNDLLLSEEIIGDDGSGTNRLLSKKSYEYDEKNRQIKTIEKSFADDPNLAIDVITTFYYDKLDQIEKIVDNRGGVKTFQYDGLGQLLAQIDPMGNEERNTYDKNGNLIQTDSYHKEPDGSVSLISKKYVYDARNRRIETIEPDGTKFIEKYDDRNLVVSQTDYLGIIKETTYNSFHDLISETYDVGGLSVTHQWILDNMSRVNAYIDPTGEISKYHYDSVGRFYKTEYPNGFSSTRVFNDIGQLKEEVLGSGVKFEYGYDGANRLLSIKNTGVPKSINQLKTHEFTYDGLDRVVSAKTGKNKIVRKYDSRGRLLLERTHQNDIVCNYDDNDGTVEKIWPDGRIEKYSHDLNGIITTIEEITNGSLGAGANLIASLKPSGNYLGEASYQGGLKIANKYDERKRLVELAINSPTGLDEKIKYRYDKANRMHVEAIIGKKSKISYFEFDNKNRLVNTKDNFDAVVPDATTQAEHDIAINTLKVASAGAAHEEKFEYDSSDARTKYTETGSVDKNYTYRSGHRIKNDGTNDYSYHLDGTLESDGVFKYEVDALGRVVQIKSGINEVCEIEYDAFGRPSIIKELNKPDKSLNYLGGFVEQENENGIASRQISMHPVTGVPIAYHSGMGTHYTLFDNKYNLWGLADTNGDLLETYRYKSFGVPEIYDSNGDALVASNFGIDPFFGGEKLLSSAGLYLSKRRLMNPLNGVFLSCDPQGYADSPSLYVYAAQNPVNNIDPNGELIPVIVGIFVIGGLIAGTGYSIYDSINHLEKYQGAAGIWRPVVNVIGGGLAGAASILAGEGIIYAAGGASIFGAGTATLSIAKSFALYGASSAFSGLFLRGGFHLMFPEYIDPVSPRTIGIDFVTGGALGATFRAMANYVASPGFVKTLGGSTSRGESLGPYSGRIGRWLDRIGIRKGYESFVRNKNLDANLKYEKLGRHDLVDLIAERRTDIHEWGHTLFDRYLPTLRYLSDNTSLGGIASFPEEVVTYSLGHAAVGEIHRIPFAPFEALGSVAKDLGMSEAAKAAIFWSRSSVATGIGIAEYFWASDKSQPTSSSKK; from the coding sequence ATGCCAGACGAAAATGAGGAAATATACACGTTTGAATTAACTGTACCAAATGATGCAAATGAATTTGAGTATGAGGGGGAGTCATATGGAGCTAATTCTACATTTGTAGATGTTGATCCTTGTGAGGCAATTGGGTTTTTCAATGCTTATCTTGAACAAAATCCAAATGGCAGTAGATTTGATGTAACTAAAAATTTTTGGGCTAATGCAGATAAAGCGTGCGAAATAAAACAAGCAAATGCACCGGTTAATATTTCACCTGAAACACCTACCTCCAACATACCTCCTGAAGGTGATTCAGCAGAATCCCAGGGGGCGCATCCACCTCCTTCATCAGTTAGTGGCGAAACTTTAACTGGAAGTGGCACTCTATCAACAACAGAAGAAGAGCGCAGACCTCCTGAAGGAGAACAGCATCCTACTCATGCAGATGAGAGTCCACAACAACAAAAAGATGCAGGAGAGCCTGTTGATATTTTTAACGGTATTTTTTATCTTCAAGAAAATGACCTGGATCTTCCCAATACAATACTTCCAATGACTTTTAGCAGAATTTACCGTAGTGGAGCGCCTGCTTTTGGTCCTTTAGGCTGGAATTGGGATCATAATCATAATCTTTATCTCAGGGAACTTAGCGATGGTAATGTAGCCTTATGGCGTAATTTACATGAAGATATATTCATAAATAATGGTGCCAGTTTTGAACCTCCAAGGGGTGTTTTTGAACAATTAGAAAGGGTTGCAGGGCTCACACAGACTTACGAGTTAAAAGTTGAAGGCGGCGTAGTTATGCGTTTTGAACGCCCTTTTGGCTGGATAGATGGTGAAAGAATTCCTTTGGTTTGGATAAAGGACCGCCATGGAAATAAATTACAATATACCTATGGGACTGAAGATAAAATCATAGAAGTTAAAGATGATGATAATAGGTATCTGCGTTTCGATTATGATATTAATGGATTTATCACAGAAGTATCAGATCACGCTGGGAGAAAATACACTTATGAATATAATGAGGAAACTGAGCAACTTGTTTATGTTAATTCACCCCCAACAACAGATCAGCCCCATGGCAGCTATAGGGTTTACTATTATGACAAATATTCCATACTTCCAGAACTAAAAAATAATATTATAAGAATTGAAGACTCTGAAGGCAGGATATATCTTGAAAATAAATATGAAGAAGATCCAGCATCCTGGAGCTATGCAAGAATAAAAGAACAGTTATATGGGGGTTTTTTATTTCAGTATCAATACACACAACTTCAATACGTTCCCTCAAATTCTCTTTATATTAATATTCCTGCAGTTAGGGTAGAAGTATTAAATCCTGATTTCGGACTGGAAACTTATACTTTCAATTATCGCGGCGACTTGCTGGATGAGCGGTTTAGATTAAATAAAGATAAAACATTTAGAGTGGTCATCTTGCAGTATGAGTACGACGAACAAGGCAATTTATCCAAAATAATCGAGCCTAATGGAAGCAGTGAAATTTTAACCTATGATTTTACCAATGCTGATCCTAGAATGAGAGGAAAACTGCTTCAAGAAGAATTGACTTCATCACTTTTTTCCCCAGCTCCAAGCCGTATTGTTTGGCGAGGAAAATATGAACCAAATTACCAGTTGCTCACAGAAGAAACAAACGAATCTCATATGAAAACAGAATATAAATATGATTTTGATAACAATCCTGCTTCACCAACCAACACTGGAAAACTAGAGAAAATAATTTACCCTGATGTAACTCTTCTGGATGGAACAATCCAAAATTGTATTTCTTTACTTGAAAATAATCAAAAAGGTCAAATTGAAGCAATAATCCTTCCAGATGGAACACGTCATGAACTGGTTTATGGAATAAAAGATAATGAAAAAAGCAGATTAATAAAAAAGATATTTGATGTAAATGGCCTAAATATTGAGAATTACATTGTATATGATTCCTATGGCTATGAATCTGAAATGATAGATGGAAATGGTAATATTTCTAAGAATATTTATAATGCATTGGGGTTGATTGAAAAAAGTATTTTACCGCCGGTAAATGGCATATCGGCTGAGCATATAATGCATTATGACTCAGATAAAAAGTTGAGTGCTATTGACAATCCAAAAGGGAGTTTTAATGATCCAAATATTGCAGGGAATCATATCATTGATAAATTCCAAAGAAATGTTTTAGGTTATCCCACAAAATATCATTTAAGCAGCAATACAAATGAAAAGAGAGACATTAGGGTTTGTTCTGATTTTAGAGGTTATCCACTTAAAACTATAAACCCAGATGATAGTCTAATTATACAAATATATGATGAACGAGGTTTGCTAACACATCAAGAAGTCAAAGGCACAGAGGGGACAACACTTTCTGTAAATCATATATATGATACAAGTGGTCGCTTGATAAAAGAAGTTAATTCATATAAAGCAACGACCATTTATGGTTACGATGGATTTGGCAGATTAAAGAAAATTATTTTTCCCAATGGCACAAAAAAATTACATGAATGGGGAAAAAATGATTTATTATTAAGTGAAGAAATCATCGGCGATGATGGATCTGGGACTAACCGGTTACTTTCAAAAAAATCTTATGAATATGATGAAAAAAACAGACAAATCAAGACAATTGAAAAGTCATTTGCAGATGATCCAAATCTTGCAATTGATGTGATAACTACTTTTTATTATGACAAATTAGACCAGATAGAAAAAATAGTTGATAATAGAGGTGGAGTTAAAACTTTCCAGTATGACGGATTAGGGCAGTTATTAGCTCAGATCGACCCAATGGGAAATGAAGAACGCAATACCTATGATAAAAATGGTAACTTAATTCAAACAGACAGTTATCACAAAGAACCGGATGGTTCAGTTTCTCTTATTTCAAAAAAATACGTTTATGATGCAAGAAATAGAAGAATAGAAACTATTGAACCGGATGGAACTAAATTCATAGAAAAATATGACGATAGGAATTTGGTGGTCAGCCAGACTGACTATTTAGGAATTATTAAAGAAACCACTTATAACTCGTTTCACGATCTAATTAGTGAAACATACGACGTTGGCGGTTTATCTGTAACTCATCAATGGATTCTTGACAATATGTCCCGCGTTAATGCTTACATAGATCCAACAGGAGAAATATCAAAATATCATTACGATAGTGTAGGTAGATTCTACAAAACTGAATATCCAAATGGATTTTCGAGTACAAGAGTCTTCAATGACATTGGACAACTTAAAGAAGAAGTTTTAGGAAGTGGAGTGAAATTTGAATATGGCTATGATGGTGCAAATCGTTTATTGAGCATCAAAAATACTGGAGTGCCCAAATCCATAAATCAACTAAAAACACATGAATTCACTTATGATGGTTTAGACAGGGTTGTTTCTGCAAAAACTGGGAAAAATAAAATAGTGCGTAAATATGACAGTAGGGGTCGCTTGCTATTAGAAAGAACACACCAAAATGATATTGTGTGCAATTATGATGATAATGATGGCACTGTTGAAAAAATATGGCCAGATGGTAGAATTGAAAAATATTCTCATGACCTCAACGGCATAATAACTACAATTGAAGAAATTACTAACGGTTCATTAGGTGCAGGAGCTAATTTAATTGCATCATTAAAACCAAGCGGTAATTATTTAGGGGAGGCTAGTTATCAAGGAGGCCTAAAGATTGCTAATAAGTATGATGAAAGAAAGCGTTTAGTTGAATTAGCAATAAACAGTCCTACAGGGTTGGATGAGAAAATTAAATATCGTTATGATAAAGCAAATAGAATGCATGTTGAAGCCATTATAGGGAAAAAATCAAAGATCAGTTATTTTGAGTTTGATAATAAAAACAGGCTTGTAAATACAAAGGATAATTTTGATGCCGTAGTTCCAGATGCCACAACACAAGCTGAACATGACATTGCTATTAACACCCTAAAAGTTGCATCTGCAGGTGCTGCTCATGAAGAAAAGTTTGAATATGATTCATCTGATGCCCGTACTAAGTATACTGAAACAGGAAGTGTTGATAAAAACTATACTTACCGTTCAGGTCATAGAATAAAAAATGACGGAACAAATGATTATAGTTATCATTTAGATGGAACACTTGAAAGTGATGGTGTATTTAAATACGAAGTGGACGCATTAGGGCGAGTTGTTCAAATAAAATCTGGCATAAATGAAGTTTGTGAAATTGAGTATGATGCATTTGGCAGGCCAAGCATTATCAAAGAGTTAAATAAACCAGATAAATCACTCAATTATCTGGGTGGTTTTGTGGAGCAGGAAAATGAAAATGGGATTGCTTCAAGGCAAATTTCAATGCACCCAGTAACAGGCGTGCCTATAGCCTATCATTCTGGGATGGGAACACATTATACTCTTTTTGATAACAAGTATAATTTATGGGGCTTAGCAGATACTAATGGAGATTTGTTAGAGACATATAGATACAAGTCTTTTGGTGTTCCTGAAATCTATGATTCAAATGGAGATGCATTAGTGGCCTCTAATTTTGGAATTGACCCATTTTTTGGAGGAGAAAAGCTTTTATCATCTGCAGGATTGTACCTCTCCAAGCGAAGATTGATGAATCCTCTAAATGGAGTTTTCTTATCTTGCGATCCACAAGGTTATGCAGACTCTCCCTCGTTATATGTTTATGCTGCACAAAATCCTGTAAACAATATTGACCCAAATGGAGAACTTATCCCAGTCATCGTTGGAATTTTTGTGATAGGCGGATTAATAGCTGGAACAGGTTATAGTATCTATGATAGTATTAATCATCTTGAGAAGTATCAGGGAGCCGCAGGGATATGGAGGCCGGTTGTAAATGTTATTGGCGGCGGATTAGCTGGTGCCGCAAGCATATTGGCAGGCGAGGGCATTATATATGCTGCAGGAGGAGCAAGTATCTTTGGAGCGGGAACAGCAACCCTAAGCATAGCAAAATCTTTTGCGCTTTACGGTGCTTCAAGCGCTTTTTCCGGATTGTTTTTACGCGGCGGGTTTCATTTAATGTTTCCTGAGTATATAGATCCAGTATCACCAAGGACAATTGGTATAGATTTTGTCACAGGAGGTGCTTTGGGTGCTACATTTAGAGCAATGGCTAATTATGTCGCATCTCCAGGATTTGTGAAAACTTTGGGTGGATCGACAAGTAGGGGCGAGAGTTTAGGTCCTTATTCGGGCCGTATTGGGCGTTGGTTAGACAGAATAGGAATTCGGAAGGGTTATGAATCATTTGTTCGCAACAAAAATTTAGATGCGAATTTGAAATATGAGAAACTAGGAAGACATGATTTAGTTGATTTGATTGCTGAAAGAAGAACGGATATACATGAATGGGGCCATACTTTGTTTGATCGTTACTTACCTACCCTCAGATATTTATCAGATAATACTTCGTTGGGAGGTATTGCAAGTTTTCCTGAAGAAGTAGTAACATATTCGTTAGGTCATGCTGCAGTAGGAGAAATACATAGAATTCCTTTCGCTCCATTTGAAGCTTTAGGTAGTGTGGCAAAAGACTTAGGAATGAGTGAAGCAGCGAAAGCTGCAATTTTTTGGTCAAGATCATCTGTAGCAACGGGTATAGGAATAGCAGAGTATTTCTGGGCCAGTGATAAAAGTCAACCTACTTCATCATCAAAAAAATAA
- a CDS encoding sensor histidine kinase, translating to MNPKDSPEIILNEINKLKDINKKLESALKENKSYNKELIENEQFLSVCALELVELPEDMDIHDFLASKLKEVFPESTIVVTSYDEHSNHFVLASITGIKEKEAELFEKLMGKGFMESEADFNKMNKELRDDLFNKTLNEVEGGLYIATGQIFPKNLSKMAEKIIGIKKVYGMGLTWNEKLYGSVVIVSLGEDIIRKKEIVETLVSMVSVAFQRKKAENEMKNALKEKELLMKEIHHRSKNNLMIISSLLNLKSQNIKDPHARAILKESQDRAKSMALIHEHLYSSKDLKRINFGEYLRTLALNLFKSYVDNSKHIKLNLNIEDSMLDINTAVALGLITNELITNSIKYAFPNPDENEGEITLEFHKSNDIFILIIKDNGIGFPDDLDFHNSPSMGLKIVNMLISQIDGDIKLNNDNGAEFIITFEDLY from the coding sequence ATGAACCCTAAAGACTCCCCTGAAATCATTTTAAATGAAATTAATAAGTTAAAAGATATTAATAAGAAATTAGAATCTGCTTTAAAAGAAAATAAAAGTTATAATAAAGAACTTATTGAAAATGAGCAGTTTTTATCCGTTTGTGCTCTGGAATTAGTGGAACTTCCAGAGGATATGGATATTCATGATTTTCTTGCCTCAAAATTAAAAGAAGTGTTTCCAGAATCCACCATAGTAGTTACTTCCTATGATGAACATTCTAATCATTTTGTTTTAGCCAGTATTACAGGAATTAAAGAAAAAGAAGCTGAATTATTTGAAAAACTTATGGGCAAAGGTTTCATGGAATCTGAAGCTGATTTTAATAAGATGAACAAAGAACTAAGGGATGATCTCTTCAATAAAACCTTAAATGAGGTTGAAGGAGGATTATACATTGCCACAGGACAGATATTTCCTAAGAATCTTTCTAAAATGGCGGAGAAAATAATTGGCATTAAAAAAGTTTATGGAATGGGCTTAACATGGAATGAGAAGCTTTATGGATCAGTTGTTATCGTTTCATTAGGTGAAGACATTATTAGAAAAAAGGAAATTGTAGAAACACTTGTTTCCATGGTTTCTGTGGCTTTTCAGCGAAAAAAAGCCGAAAATGAAATGAAAAATGCCTTAAAAGAGAAAGAACTGCTTATGAAGGAGATTCATCACAGATCTAAAAATAATCTTATGATAATCTCATCATTATTAAACCTGAAATCTCAAAATATAAAAGACCCCCATGCTCGTGCTATCCTTAAAGAAAGCCAGGACAGGGCTAAGTCCATGGCTTTAATACATGAACATCTTTACTCTTCAAAAGATCTAAAACGTATTAATTTTGGAGAATACCTCAGAACTCTTGCTTTAAATCTGTTTAAATCATATGTAGACAATTCTAAACACATCAAACTAAATTTAAACATAGAAGACAGCATGTTAGATATCAATACTGCAGTGGCTTTAGGATTAATTACCAATGAACTCATCACCAACAGCATAAAATACGCATTTCCAAATCCAGATGAAAATGAAGGTGAAATAACCCTTGAATTTCATAAATCCAATGATATATTCATTCTCATAATTAAAGATAACGGAATTGGATTTCCTGATGATTTAGATTTCCATAATAGTCCTTCTATGGGATTAAAGATTGTTAATATGCTTATATCCCAAATTGATGGCGATATAAAATTAAATAATGATAATGGGGCTGAATTTATAATTACTTTTGAAGATTTGTACTGA
- a CDS encoding acylphosphatase codes for MKTRAHVIVSGRVQGVYFRGKTRNEAKKHGVNGWVRNLPDGRVDAMIEGEMDNVEGLIDFMGRGPSYAKVTDLKLEWLEYTGEFRDFRILY; via the coding sequence ATGAAAACAAGAGCTCATGTCATTGTATCTGGCCGCGTTCAGGGCGTATACTTCCGCGGAAAAACAAGAAATGAAGCCAAAAAACATGGTGTTAATGGCTGGGTTCGAAATCTCCCAGATGGACGAGTTGACGCAATGATTGAGGGCGAAATGGACAATGTAGAGGGACTCATTGATTTTATGGGTCGAGGGCCTTCTTATGCCAAAGTTACCGATCTAAAGCTTGAATGGCTTGAATATACTGGAGAATTCAGGGATTTTAGGATTCTTTATTAA
- a CDS encoding SHOCT domain-containing protein, translating to MFCRREVDMMFETWVWKCIHMKCENTENGKEGQYCPECGKILHKVDSKEAKKINIKKAKYKSDPNWLRKEGLKRQKSVRVANIIAPLTGYDKESRSNVVVIPEKEGLKFNRKGIFMRGSRGEQFVRYADIISIGYGKKGLVLGNVTIMTPGGKIKIKNVPPKEGNRFVSGIQQKIMGVKSKANEYNTTQKQISPMDEINKAKKLLDNGIITEEEFNKIKNKYINY from the coding sequence ATGTTTTGTAGAAGAGAGGTGGATATGATGTTTGAAACATGGGTATGGAAATGTATACATATGAAATGTGAAAATACTGAAAATGGTAAAGAAGGCCAATATTGCCCTGAATGCGGTAAAATACTACATAAAGTTGATTCAAAAGAAGCTAAAAAAATAAACATTAAAAAAGCTAAATATAAATCAGACCCCAATTGGTTACGTAAAGAAGGATTAAAAAGACAGAAATCTGTAAGAGTTGCAAACATAATTGCTCCTTTAACTGGATATGATAAAGAGTCCCGCAGTAATGTAGTTGTAATTCCTGAAAAAGAAGGATTAAAGTTTAATAGGAAAGGCATATTCATGAGAGGAAGTAGAGGGGAGCAATTTGTGAGATATGCAGACATAATCAGCATAGGATATGGTAAAAAAGGATTAGTCTTGGGTAATGTTACAATTATGACTCCTGGAGGAAAAATTAAAATTAAAAATGTCCCACCAAAAGAGGGCAATAGATTTGTTTCTGGTATTCAACAAAAAATTATGGGAGTTAAATCAAAAGCTAATGAATATAATACAACACAAAAGCAAATTAGCCCCATGGATGAAATTAACAAAGCAAAGAAATTGTTAGACAACGGTATAATAACTGAAGAGGAATTCAATAAAATTAAAAATAAATATATAAATTATTAA
- a CDS encoding ion transporter — MKKELSFLIEGIILILILTDIILLTLIAFFNVDPNIYTLIVYFDLIVVLILIPEFIYRLWKSDDKKKFLLHNWTDIIGMIPEILVGPISTIFRYFRLIRIIRILALFKKEIRHFLEFLHKTKIDYGLLIVLIILLTSTTLFFFFEFSINDDVNSFDDAFWYLLVTVTTVGYGDITPTTFHGRLIGFLIMITGIGFISFLTATIASRFVKSTKDARLDNVNKKLDKIQSELDEMKEIIKKIAK; from the coding sequence ATGAAAAAAGAGTTAAGTTTTTTAATTGAGGGCATTATCCTTATTTTAATTCTCACTGATATAATTTTATTAACTTTAATCGCCTTTTTTAATGTAGACCCTAATATTTATACATTAATTGTATATTTTGATTTAATTGTAGTTTTGATTTTAATTCCTGAATTTATATATCGTTTATGGAAATCTGATGATAAAAAAAAATTCCTACTTCATAATTGGACTGACATTATAGGAATGATTCCCGAGATTTTGGTAGGGCCCATCAGTACTATTTTTAGATATTTCCGATTGATAAGAATTATACGGATTTTAGCCCTCTTCAAGAAAGAGATCCGACATTTTTTAGAGTTTTTACATAAAACCAAAATTGATTATGGACTATTAATCGTGCTAATTATATTATTGACAAGTACAACTCTATTTTTCTTTTTTGAATTTAGCATAAATGATGACGTGAATAGCTTTGACGATGCATTTTGGTATTTGTTAGTAACAGTAACGACAGTAGGTTATGGAGACATCACCCCTACAACTTTTCATGGGCGTTTAATTGGATTTTTAATAATGATAACAGGAATAGGATTTATAAGCTTTTTAACAGCTACAATTGCCTCAAGATTTGTTAAAAGTACAAAAGATGCTAGATTGGACAATGTTAACAAAAAACTAGATAAAATCCAATCTGAACTAGATGAAATGAAAGAAATTATTAAAAAAATCGCGAAATAA
- a CDS encoding nucleotidyltransferase domain-containing protein, producing MSVKDAAYELARNLKDIKGIEAVILFGSAVKNEIHKKSDIDIFLMFNLQGKNPEIGEEGHETQKIAIKIENKYNLQNPFSFVFFNKGESIDSDFLWEVVKDGITLYCKPELILGQKDFLKPAAFISYSYGEIPQKDKMFVKRQLYGYKIKTEHKGKKYTSEREGIVSKYGKKMGRATFMIEAGKTDEIIELFDEKQVKYSLNKIWI from the coding sequence ATGAGCGTTAAAGACGCTGCATATGAATTAGCACGAAATTTGAAAGACATAAAGGGTATTGAAGCAGTTATTCTTTTTGGTTCAGCAGTAAAGAATGAAATACATAAAAAAAGTGATATTGACATTTTTTTAATGTTTAATTTACAAGGTAAGAATCCTGAAATAGGAGAAGAAGGACATGAAACTCAAAAAATTGCAATTAAAATCGAAAATAAATATAACCTTCAAAATCCATTTTCATTCGTATTCTTTAACAAAGGCGAATCAATAGATTCAGATTTCCTCTGGGAAGTAGTTAAAGATGGTATTACTCTCTATTGTAAACCAGAATTAATTTTAGGCCAAAAAGATTTCCTAAAACCTGCAGCTTTTATATCTTATAGTTATGGAGAAATACCACAAAAAGACAAAATGTTTGTTAAAAGGCAACTTTATGGTTACAAGATTAAAACAGAGCACAAAGGTAAAAAATACACAAGTGAAAGGGAAGGAATTGTTTCAAAATACGGTAAAAAAATGGGAAGAGCAACATTTATGATCGAAGCTGGAAAGACAGATGAGATAATAGAATTATTTGATGAAAAACAAGTGAAATACAGTCTAAATAAAATATGGATTTGA
- a CDS encoding CRISPR locus-related DNA-binding protein: MTNTLISTIYSLEPVMFCITHFSPKKIVLLMDKEPDSKQSEAVRMLNETIGQVLKIESNETALYDVLTIAKDTVDVIEHEHSEGNEIIVNISGGRKPQALGALFGCYARHEMVKKIVYVTEEDKNVIELPILNFGISKTKRRILEELENDGISVKDLSDKIGISRGMTYNHLRELRDMGFIDREKLEITTAGKLAII, from the coding sequence ATGACAAATACCTTAATATCAACAATATACTCACTAGAACCTGTAATGTTCTGCATCACACATTTTTCACCTAAAAAAATAGTTTTATTAATGGACAAAGAACCAGATAGCAAGCAATCTGAAGCTGTAAGAATGCTTAATGAAACTATTGGACAAGTATTAAAAATAGAATCCAATGAAACCGCGCTTTACGATGTTTTAACCATAGCTAAAGACACAGTTGATGTGATTGAACATGAACACAGTGAAGGAAACGAAATTATCGTTAATATCAGCGGAGGAAGGAAGCCTCAAGCTTTAGGTGCTCTTTTTGGATGTTATGCAAGGCATGAAATGGTTAAAAAAATTGTTTACGTTACAGAAGAAGACAAAAACGTTATTGAACTACCTATCCTTAATTTTGGAATTTCAAAAACAAAAAGAAGGATATTAGAAGAATTGGAAAACGACGGTATTTCAGTAAAAGACCTTTCAGATAAAATAGGAATCAGCAGAGGCATGACCTACAATCATCTTAGAGAACTAAGAGATATGGGATTTATAGACAGAGAAAAACTGGAAATAACAACTGCAGGGAAATTAGCCATTATCTAA
- a CDS encoding DUF2085 domain-containing protein, which produces MEVNNLSKYFCHRIPERTFKIKNTYFPVCSRCTGIYIGAFSYFAFVYFVYIQYSMETVLIAITLIIPTFLDGITQFLGYRESNNPLRFTTGVLAGIGIGILFKALKWTIVS; this is translated from the coding sequence ATTGAAGTAAACAATCTAAGCAAATATTTTTGTCACAGAATACCTGAAAGAACATTTAAAATCAAAAATACATATTTTCCAGTATGTTCAAGATGTACTGGAATTTATATTGGTGCTTTTTCGTATTTTGCATTTGTTTACTTTGTCTACATCCAATACTCAATGGAAACAGTACTAATTGCAATAACACTGATAATTCCAACATTTTTAGATGGAATCACACAATTTTTAGGATATAGGGAAAGTAACAATCCTCTAAGATTTACAACTGGAGTCTTAGCAGGAATTGGAATAGGAATTTTATTTAAAGCTTTGAAATGGACAATAGTAAGTTAA